The following DNA comes from Marinomonas maritima.
AAAAGGCAGAGAAATAAATGCACCATACCATAAAAATAATTATCATCGATGACGACCAAACCATTATTGAAGCCTTGACTGAAATGCTAGAAATTGAAGGCTTTCAAGTCGAAAGTCATCTAAGAGCAGACAAAGCCATTGCTTCGCTAAACAAGCAGAGTTCCGCTGTGATTTTAAGCGATGTGCGAATGCCAAAAATGGATGGACTAAGTCTATTGGCTCGCCTTCAAGAATTGGATAATGAACTGCCTGTTTTACTGATGAGTGGCCATGGCGACATCCCCATGGCAATAGAAGCCATGAAAGAAGGTGCATACGATTTTCTAGAAAAACCCCTGCAGCCCGCTCAACTCATCAACCAACTGCAACGTGCAGCAGAAAAAAGACACTTGGTCTTAGAGAACCGCAAACTCAAAGAAAACATTGCAGCACAGACAGGATTAGAAGCACTGATTATTGGCGAATCAGCGGACATTAAAAATATTCGTCAGCACATATCATCATTAGCGCAAGCGAATGTCGACACCATTATTTATGGAGAAACCGGTTGTGGTAAAGATGTGGTTGCACGCGCGTTGCATCAATTTAGTCTTCGCAACAAAGGACGATTTATCGCCATAAACTGTGGTGGGATCAGTGAAAGCCTGATTGAAAGCGAACTTTTTGGCCACGAAGTGGGTTCTTTTACTGGGGCTAACAAGCGACATATTGGAAAAATAGAAGCGGCAAATGGCGGCACTCTATTTTTAGACGAAATCGAAACCATGCCACTTCCGGTGCAAATAAAGCTATTGCGTGTTTTACAAGAGCGCACCATTGAGCGTGTTGGCAGTACAACGCCGATTGCCGTCGAACTTACCGTCATTGCGGCCAGTAAGGACAATCTTGCCCTATTAGGTGAACAAGGCAAATTCCGTAAAGATTTATTCTATCGATTAAACGTCGCGAGCCTGACAATTTCACCACTCAGGGATCGCCCTGAGGATATTTTACCGCTCTTTCATCATTATGCCTGCA
Coding sequences within:
- a CDS encoding sigma-54-dependent transcriptional regulator, translated to MHHTIKIIIIDDDQTIIEALTEMLEIEGFQVESHLRADKAIASLNKQSSAVILSDVRMPKMDGLSLLARLQELDNELPVLLMSGHGDIPMAIEAMKEGAYDFLEKPLQPAQLINQLQRAAEKRHLVLENRKLKENIAAQTGLEALIIGESADIKNIRQHISSLAQANVDTIIYGETGCGKDVVARALHQFSLRNKGRFIAINCGGISESLIESELFGHEVGSFTGANKRHIGKIEAANGGTLFLDEIETMPLPVQIKLLRVLQERTIERVGSTTPIAVELTVIAASKDNLALLGEQGKFRKDLFYRLNVASLTISPLRDRPEDILPLFHHYACKASEHFSKPLPTMTPAYLDHLMQHPWPGNVRELKNAADRFVLGINETSLASIKREDDMNGSYEDRMEQFERHILGEGLRATNGQLNEAAELLDMSRKTLYRKMKKHQLDKQQFKSHEAIGQE